One part of the Sorangiineae bacterium MSr11954 genome encodes these proteins:
- a CDS encoding glycosyltransferase, giving the protein MKRMRTILMTCDAVGGVWTYALNLARAFEESDLVRVVLAVLGPLPNASQRAAARSIRGLDLFALECRLEWMDDPWADVERSGEWLLDLEKRIRPDVIHLNMYAHGSLPFCAPVMTVAHSCVASWWSAVKKESLPARYRIYRDEVRAALASVRAVVAPTRAMLDAVQTFYGETAHGLVIHNGAPPWPSPKLPKAPAVLSLGRIWDEAKNIEALSAVAHRIPWPIYVAGSPAHPDGTDRVPHGVRALGWLGREALAGCLGRASIYAHPARYEPFGLAPLEAAHAGCALVLGDISSLREIWGDAALYVPPEDHDALAAAIRALIDDPALRVRMSERARFRARRFPSSAQARAYLNLYDRLMAPRLAIRRNAAVSLDY; this is encoded by the coding sequence AAGCGCATGCGAACCATTCTCATGACGTGCGACGCGGTCGGCGGCGTGTGGACGTACGCCTTGAACCTGGCCAGGGCCTTCGAGGAGAGCGACCTCGTGCGGGTCGTTCTAGCGGTGCTCGGCCCGCTGCCCAACGCCTCGCAGCGCGCGGCCGCGCGGAGCATTCGAGGGCTCGATCTCTTCGCGCTGGAGTGCCGGCTCGAGTGGATGGACGACCCGTGGGCCGACGTCGAACGCAGCGGGGAGTGGCTGCTCGATCTGGAGAAGCGCATCCGGCCCGACGTTATCCACCTGAACATGTACGCGCACGGCTCCCTCCCATTTTGCGCCCCCGTCATGACGGTCGCGCACTCGTGCGTGGCGTCGTGGTGGAGCGCGGTGAAGAAAGAGTCGCTGCCGGCCCGCTACCGAATCTACCGCGACGAGGTGCGCGCGGCGCTCGCCTCGGTCCGCGCGGTGGTCGCGCCCACGCGCGCCATGCTCGACGCCGTGCAGACCTTCTACGGTGAAACCGCGCACGGCTTGGTGATCCACAATGGCGCGCCGCCCTGGCCCTCGCCCAAGCTGCCGAAGGCGCCGGCGGTGCTCTCGCTCGGCCGGATCTGGGACGAGGCGAAGAACATCGAGGCCCTCTCCGCCGTCGCGCATCGCATCCCCTGGCCCATTTACGTGGCCGGCTCCCCCGCGCACCCCGACGGCACGGACCGCGTACCCCACGGTGTTCGCGCGCTCGGCTGGCTCGGGCGGGAAGCGCTCGCCGGCTGCCTCGGGCGCGCGTCCATCTACGCGCACCCCGCGCGCTACGAGCCCTTCGGCCTGGCGCCGCTCGAGGCCGCGCACGCCGGCTGCGCGCTCGTCCTGGGCGACATTTCGAGCCTGCGCGAGATCTGGGGCGACGCCGCGCTCTACGTCCCGCCGGAAGATCACGACGCGCTGGCGGCCGCCATCCGCGCGCTCATCGACGATCCCGCGCTGCGCGTCCGCATGAGCGAGCGCGCCCGCTTTCGAGCGCGCCGATTCCCCTCCAGCGCACAGGCCCGAGCGTACCTCAACCTCTACGACCGACTCATGGCACCGAGGCTCGCGATCCGACGAAACGCCGCTGTGTCCCTGGACTACTGA
- a CDS encoding glycosyl hydrolase: MLWNEPNNMSHWDAQLDPDWAIYAKMTRMAGEAIRAEAPSITRVLGGISPIDPEFIQNMARRGTLEAVDAVAIHGFPLDWNHWQLDEWPDKIASVANVTTHPVWVSEVGVSTFGAEEVQEFGLRRTAELILNKAPRVHWYSLYDLPRAWPATTRHREAEGSSYYRHFYMGLLREDGTPKRALRHFTDYTPALGICQWFHFEDHRLDDAVQWFRKLGVRKVRTGLSWADSLRPGAEAWLDRLVRALDPFDVTLTYCFTPDSCGVRADHTSPPQRIEDYAEFCARMTRRYA; the protein is encoded by the coding sequence ATGCTGTGGAACGAGCCGAACAACATGTCGCACTGGGACGCGCAGCTCGATCCCGATTGGGCCATCTACGCCAAAATGACCCGCATGGCCGGCGAAGCCATCCGCGCCGAGGCGCCGTCGATCACCCGGGTGCTCGGGGGCATTTCGCCCATCGACCCGGAGTTCATTCAAAACATGGCGCGCCGGGGCACGCTCGAAGCCGTCGACGCGGTGGCGATCCATGGGTTTCCGCTCGATTGGAACCACTGGCAACTCGACGAGTGGCCGGACAAGATCGCGTCGGTCGCGAATGTTACGACGCACCCCGTCTGGGTCTCGGAGGTGGGCGTCTCGACCTTCGGCGCCGAGGAGGTCCAGGAGTTTGGATTGCGGCGCACGGCGGAGCTCATTTTGAACAAGGCGCCGCGCGTGCATTGGTACAGCCTGTACGATTTGCCGCGCGCGTGGCCGGCGACCACCCGGCACCGGGAGGCGGAGGGCTCCTCGTACTACCGCCATTTCTATATGGGCCTTCTGCGCGAGGATGGCACACCGAAGCGGGCGCTCCGCCACTTTACCGATTACACGCCCGCCCTGGGCATTTGCCAATGGTTCCATTTCGAAGATCATCGCCTGGACGACGCCGTACAGTGGTTCCGAAAGCTGGGGGTGCGCAAGGTGCGCACGGGCCTGAGCTGGGCAGATAGCTTGCGGCCGGGCGCAGAGGCGTGGCTGGATCGGCTGGTGCGCGCGCTCGATCCCTTCGACGTGACCTTGACGTATTGCTTTACGCCCGATTCGTGCGGGGTGCGGGCCGATCATACGAGCCCCCCGCAGCGGATCGAGGACTATGCGGAGTTCTGCGCGCGAATGACGCGGCGGTATGCATAG
- a CDS encoding TIGR04290 family methyltransferase: MGASMELDPTQIARRVRDLGDWFHNLDLRGVKTAPHHFLGDYPGDKWRRFAHAIPADLRGQSVLDVGCNAGFHALEMKRRGAGRVLGIDNDERYLAQARFAASVVGAEIEFRNMSVYDVGKLGERFDWVLFMGVLYHLRHPLLALDLLHEHVVKNTLVFQTMMRGSSKEASWESDYPFSERAIFDAPEYPKMHFVEQRYSDDPTNWWIPNLACAKAMLRSAGFVILDHPEEEVLICQRGEVP; encoded by the coding sequence ATGGGAGCCTCAATGGAGCTGGATCCGACCCAGATCGCTCGGCGCGTGCGGGATCTCGGTGATTGGTTTCACAATCTGGATCTGCGCGGCGTCAAGACGGCGCCCCATCACTTCCTCGGAGATTACCCGGGCGATAAATGGCGGCGCTTCGCCCACGCGATCCCCGCCGATCTGCGCGGCCAGAGCGTGCTCGACGTCGGTTGCAACGCCGGCTTTCACGCGCTCGAAATGAAGCGCCGGGGCGCAGGGCGCGTGCTCGGCATCGACAACGACGAGCGGTATCTGGCGCAGGCGCGCTTTGCGGCGTCGGTGGTCGGCGCCGAGATCGAATTTCGCAATATGAGCGTCTACGACGTGGGCAAGCTGGGCGAGCGGTTCGATTGGGTGCTCTTCATGGGTGTCCTCTATCATCTGCGGCACCCGCTCCTGGCGCTGGATCTTTTGCACGAGCACGTGGTGAAGAACACGCTGGTGTTTCAGACGATGATGCGCGGCAGCAGCAAAGAAGCATCGTGGGAGTCCGATTACCCCTTTTCGGAGCGGGCGATCTTCGATGCGCCCGAGTACCCAAAGATGCACTTCGTGGAGCAACGGTATTCGGACGACCCGACGAACTGGTGGATACCCAATTTGGCGTGCGCGAAGGCGATGCTCCGAAGCGCCGGCTTCGTCATCCTCGATCATCCGGAGGAAGAAGTGCTCATTTGCCAGCGAGGGGAGGTCCCGTGA
- a CDS encoding DUF4202 domain-containing protein, whose translation MLAGLRLMGGCKREVVVRLMRAFPTAKIAVGPSRPYGLCAYSEIVVHTEAWQQSPWNAGYFDEALVPALERDPVILDINGDPRDGDTPMQVLTRYQRFLDWSTRAPRDAYWKDLLEAHRALHDSSKPLVRADYDHAIDAWAWMLRLDPNATPEAQLAILFHDIERLVSEADARHEHHARDYRAFKEGHAREGARLASTIFARCGIAPEMRERATRWIARHESPEGGSHELALLNDADVLSFFSLNSPGYLRYFGREQTRRKVEYSFRRLSPQRRAVLLGLRLVDDVEEFLDEQLAREAREAREEVFA comes from the coding sequence ATGTTGGCCGGCCTTCGATTGATGGGGGGATGCAAGCGCGAGGTGGTCGTGCGTCTCATGCGCGCGTTTCCAACGGCGAAGATCGCCGTTGGACCTTCCCGGCCGTACGGGCTCTGCGCCTACTCGGAGATCGTCGTTCACACCGAGGCTTGGCAACAGAGCCCATGGAACGCGGGCTACTTCGACGAAGCCCTCGTACCGGCGCTCGAACGCGATCCGGTGATCCTGGACATCAACGGCGATCCCCGCGACGGCGACACGCCGATGCAGGTGCTGACCCGATACCAGCGCTTCCTCGATTGGTCGACCCGCGCGCCACGTGACGCGTACTGGAAAGACCTCCTCGAGGCGCATCGCGCGCTGCACGATTCGAGCAAGCCGCTGGTCCGCGCCGATTACGATCACGCCATCGATGCTTGGGCCTGGATGCTCCGGCTGGATCCGAACGCGACACCGGAGGCGCAATTGGCCATTCTCTTCCACGATATCGAGCGGCTGGTCAGCGAAGCCGATGCCCGACACGAGCACCATGCGCGCGACTACCGCGCCTTCAAAGAGGGCCATGCCCGCGAGGGCGCACGGCTCGCGTCCACCATCTTCGCGCGCTGCGGCATCGCGCCGGAGATGCGCGAACGGGCCACCCGATGGATCGCGCGGCACGAGTCGCCCGAGGGCGGATCGCACGAGCTCGCCCTGTTGAACGACGCCGACGTTCTATCGTTCTTCTCGCTCAACAGCCCGGGCTACCTTCGTTATTTCGGGCGCGAGCAGACCCGACGAAAGGTCGAATATTCCTTTCGGCGTTTGAGCCCGCAGCGGCGCGCGGTGCTCCTGGGGCTGCGGCTGGTGGACGATGTCGAGGAGTTTCTGGACGAACAGCTCGCCCGTGAAGCTCGTGAGGCGCGCGAGGAGGTGTTCGCATGA
- a CDS encoding nucleotidyltransferase family protein, giving the protein MWGIVPAAGMGTRIQPLAFSKELLPVGSRLDGTIERPCTVSEYLIRRMVRAGADKICMVISANKSDIVAYYGGEVPGASLAYVVQPEPAGLCDAIFRALPLLGRDEDVVVGLPDTIWFPEDALTSVRVGDREIGFVLFPVERPELFDAVSLNEAGEVREIQVKQQGARSNWIWGAFRLKGSTLHELYELWCERDKADPYLGTLVNAYLERGGRAYGARIGKAYVDVGTLHGYREALELLGGVHGSLNGAGSDPDRSARAGSR; this is encoded by the coding sequence ATGTGGGGCATCGTTCCGGCCGCGGGGATGGGCACCCGCATTCAACCGCTCGCCTTTTCCAAGGAGCTGCTCCCGGTGGGGAGCCGCCTCGACGGCACCATCGAACGGCCATGCACGGTGAGCGAATACCTCATTCGGCGCATGGTCCGCGCGGGGGCCGATAAAATTTGCATGGTCATCTCGGCGAACAAGTCCGATATCGTCGCGTATTATGGCGGCGAGGTCCCAGGGGCGAGCCTCGCGTACGTGGTGCAGCCGGAGCCTGCCGGCTTGTGCGACGCCATCTTCCGCGCGCTTCCCTTGCTCGGACGCGACGAGGACGTGGTCGTGGGGCTCCCGGACACCATTTGGTTTCCCGAAGACGCCCTGACATCGGTGCGCGTGGGCGACCGTGAAATTGGGTTCGTCCTCTTTCCCGTCGAGCGCCCCGAGCTGTTCGACGCGGTATCGTTGAACGAGGCGGGCGAGGTCCGCGAAATCCAAGTGAAGCAGCAGGGGGCCCGATCGAATTGGATCTGGGGGGCGTTTCGCCTCAAAGGGTCCACGTTGCACGAGCTCTACGAACTGTGGTGCGAGCGCGACAAAGCGGATCCCTATCTCGGGACCTTGGTGAACGCGTACCTCGAGCGCGGCGGCCGCGCCTACGGTGCGCGCATCGGCAAAGCCTATGTGGACGTGGGGACGTTGCACGGTTACCGCGAAGCACTCGAACTACTAGGAGGAGTACATGGGAGCCTCAATGGAGCTGGATCCGACCCAGATCGCTCGGCGCGTGCGGGATCTCGGTGA
- a CDS encoding glycosyltransferase translates to MQIALFCHSILSDWNHGNAHFLRGVSVELMERGHALRIFEPRDGWSMTNLVAEQGKSVLEGVRAAFPYLAPNFYDPETLDLDQALDCVDLVLVHEWSAPDLVRRIGEHRARARSYRVLFHDTHHRAITQPEAMRAYDLSHYDGVLAFGEVLRALYMERGWAARAWTWHEAADTRIFRPLAPDAAGATNAGAPAGDVVWIGNWGDDERTAELHEFLLEPMTRLGLRGRVHGVRYPPEALSALAAANLAYGGWLPNHRVPHVFASFRSTVHIPRRPYVEALPGIPTIRPFEALACGIPLVSSPWSDVEGLFSPGEDYLVARSGAEMQQHLRSLMFDASLRRALAEHGLQTIRARHTCAHRVDALLAIADEIGVQRGVSS, encoded by the coding sequence ATGCAAATTGCCCTGTTCTGCCATTCGATCCTCTCCGACTGGAACCATGGAAATGCGCACTTCCTCCGCGGGGTGAGCGTCGAGCTCATGGAGCGCGGCCACGCGCTGCGCATCTTCGAGCCGCGCGACGGGTGGAGCATGACGAACCTGGTGGCCGAGCAAGGCAAGTCCGTGCTCGAGGGCGTGCGCGCCGCGTTCCCTTACCTCGCGCCCAATTTCTACGATCCCGAGACGCTCGATCTCGATCAAGCCCTCGACTGCGTCGATCTCGTCCTGGTGCACGAGTGGAGCGCGCCCGATCTGGTGCGCCGCATCGGTGAGCACCGCGCCCGCGCGCGCAGCTACCGCGTCCTCTTCCACGATACGCACCACCGCGCCATCACCCAACCCGAGGCCATGCGCGCTTACGACCTCTCGCACTACGATGGCGTGCTCGCGTTTGGCGAGGTGCTGCGCGCGCTCTACATGGAGCGCGGATGGGCCGCGCGCGCGTGGACATGGCACGAAGCGGCCGACACGCGCATCTTCCGTCCCCTCGCACCCGACGCGGCGGGCGCGACCAACGCCGGCGCGCCGGCGGGCGACGTCGTTTGGATCGGCAACTGGGGCGACGACGAGCGCACCGCCGAGCTCCACGAATTTCTCTTGGAACCCATGACCCGCCTCGGTTTGCGAGGACGGGTCCACGGGGTGCGCTACCCGCCCGAGGCCCTCTCCGCGCTGGCCGCGGCGAACCTGGCCTACGGCGGGTGGCTCCCCAATCATCGCGTGCCGCATGTCTTTGCTTCCTTTCGCTCCACCGTTCACATCCCCCGGCGTCCGTATGTCGAGGCGCTCCCGGGCATACCCACCATTCGCCCTTTCGAGGCGCTCGCGTGTGGTATCCCGCTGGTCAGCAGCCCGTGGTCGGACGTCGAGGGGCTCTTTTCGCCTGGAGAAGATTATCTCGTCGCGCGCAGCGGCGCCGAGATGCAGCAGCATCTACGTTCCTTGATGTTCGACGCCTCCCTGCGCCGCGCGCTCGCGGAGCATGGATTGCAAACGATCCGCGCGCGCCATACGTGCGCGCATCGCGTCGACGCCTTGCTCGCGATTGCCGATGAAATTGGCGTCCAACGAGGAGTCTCGTCATGA
- a CDS encoding glycosyltransferase codes for MTSYTFVFLGLSITSSWGNGHATTYRGLLRELAARGHQVVFLERDLPFYADNRDLPSPSFARTYLYGSLDELRERYADMVRDADLVVVGSYVPEGIDVGAWVQATARGCTAFYDIDTPVTLRQIERGRCEYLSRELISSYDLYLSFTGGPTLGFLERDYGARCARPLYCSFDPELYYPEHPERDAELRWDLGYLGTYSDDRHPTMENLLFKSARAWPEGRYIVAGPQYPSTIAWPWNVERVEHLSPQEHRAFYGSQRYTLNITRRDMIDAGYSPSVRLFEAAACETPVLSDRWSGIETFFKPGWEIALVETPSQILQYLRDVKEPARLAMAKRARKRALAEHTAAHRAESLERYTAEVLALRAARERKPAARRARISC; via the coding sequence ATGACATCGTACACCTTCGTTTTCCTCGGACTGTCGATCACCTCCTCCTGGGGCAATGGCCACGCGACCACCTACCGGGGCCTCTTGCGCGAGCTGGCGGCGCGCGGGCACCAGGTCGTCTTCCTCGAGCGCGATCTCCCGTTTTACGCCGACAACCGCGACCTGCCCTCGCCGAGCTTCGCCCGAACGTACCTCTATGGAAGCCTCGACGAGCTCCGCGAGAGGTACGCGGACATGGTTCGCGACGCCGATCTGGTGGTGGTCGGCTCGTACGTACCCGAGGGAATCGACGTGGGCGCGTGGGTCCAAGCCACCGCCCGCGGCTGCACGGCCTTCTACGATATCGACACCCCCGTGACCTTGCGGCAGATCGAGCGAGGACGATGCGAATACCTCTCACGCGAGCTCATCTCGAGCTACGATCTCTATTTATCGTTCACCGGCGGCCCCACCTTGGGCTTCTTGGAACGCGATTATGGCGCCCGCTGCGCGCGCCCGCTCTATTGCAGCTTCGACCCCGAGCTGTATTACCCCGAGCACCCCGAGCGTGACGCGGAGCTGCGCTGGGATTTGGGATATTTGGGGACGTACAGCGATGATCGCCACCCCACCATGGAGAACTTGCTCTTCAAATCGGCGCGGGCATGGCCCGAGGGCCGCTACATCGTGGCGGGCCCGCAATATCCGAGCACGATCGCTTGGCCCTGGAACGTCGAGCGGGTGGAGCACCTCTCGCCGCAGGAGCACCGGGCCTTTTACGGTTCGCAACGATACACGCTGAACATCACGCGCCGCGATATGATCGACGCGGGGTATTCGCCGAGCGTGCGCCTCTTCGAGGCCGCGGCGTGCGAGACCCCGGTGCTCAGCGACCGCTGGAGCGGGATCGAGACGTTCTTCAAGCCGGGTTGGGAAATCGCCTTGGTGGAGACGCCGTCTCAGATCCTTCAATATTTGCGCGATGTTAAGGAGCCGGCCCGGCTGGCCATGGCCAAGCGCGCGCGAAAGCGGGCGTTGGCGGAGCACACCGCGGCTCACCGCGCCGAGTCGCTCGAGCGCTACACGGCCGAAGTCCTCGCCCTCCGCGCCGCACGCGAGCGCAAACCGGCGGCGCGCCGTGCGCGCATTTCGTGTTGA
- a CDS encoding glycosyltransferase produces MKTGLNIGFFGSSLVSAYWNGAATYYRGIIKALHALGHRVTFYEPDAFERQKHRDIPDPPWADVVVYPAEDPAAVSRLVENAARKADVLVKASGVGVLDNVLEAAVLAYKRAGQTTIFWDVDAPATLARIRQARKDPLGELIPHYDWIWTYGGGDAVVNAYRSLGARACVPIYNAVDPETHFPVLPEARLTADVSLLANRLPDREERIDEFFFRPAASLPNGTFLLGGNGWHDKPLPPNVRTLGHVYTADHNALFASSNLVLNVSRNDMATVGYSPATRVFEAAGVGACIITDAWDGIDFFFEPGHEILVAQDGDHVTELVRSTYPGRARDIGASARQRVLRDHTYTIRAHQIESLLVHQRDNVLLMGYA; encoded by the coding sequence ATGAAAACAGGTCTGAACATCGGATTTTTCGGGTCCAGTTTGGTGTCCGCCTACTGGAACGGCGCGGCCACGTATTATCGCGGCATCATCAAAGCGCTGCACGCCCTCGGGCACCGGGTGACCTTCTACGAGCCCGACGCGTTCGAACGGCAAAAGCACCGCGATATCCCGGACCCTCCATGGGCCGACGTGGTGGTGTATCCCGCCGAGGATCCGGCCGCCGTATCGCGGCTGGTGGAGAACGCCGCGCGCAAAGCCGATGTCCTGGTCAAGGCCAGCGGGGTAGGGGTGCTCGACAACGTCCTCGAGGCGGCCGTCCTCGCGTACAAACGCGCGGGGCAGACCACCATCTTCTGGGACGTGGACGCCCCCGCCACCCTGGCGCGCATCCGCCAGGCCCGCAAAGACCCGCTGGGGGAGCTGATACCGCACTACGATTGGATATGGACCTACGGCGGCGGCGACGCGGTGGTGAACGCCTATCGCTCGCTGGGCGCGCGCGCGTGCGTACCGATTTACAACGCGGTCGACCCCGAAACGCACTTTCCTGTCCTGCCCGAGGCGAGGCTCACGGCCGACGTCTCCTTGCTGGCCAATCGACTGCCGGATCGGGAGGAGCGCATCGACGAGTTCTTCTTCCGCCCGGCGGCCAGCTTGCCCAATGGCACCTTTCTCCTCGGAGGCAATGGCTGGCACGACAAGCCTTTGCCCCCCAACGTGCGCACCCTCGGCCATGTGTACACGGCGGACCACAACGCGCTCTTCGCTTCATCGAACCTGGTATTGAACGTATCGCGGAACGACATGGCCACCGTGGGCTATTCCCCCGCGACGCGCGTCTTCGAAGCCGCGGGGGTGGGCGCGTGCATCATCACCGACGCATGGGACGGCATCGATTTCTTCTTCGAGCCCGGCCATGAAATCCTGGTGGCCCAGGACGGCGATCACGTCACGGAGCTCGTTCGCAGCACCTACCCCGGAAGGGCTCGGGACATCGGAGCTTCGGCGCGCCAGCGCGTGCTGCGGGATCACACATACACCATTCGCGCGCACCAAATCGAATCGCTCTTGGTGCACCAACGAGACAACGTCCTCCTGATGGGATACGCATGA
- a CDS encoding glycosyltransferase, which translates to MKLVVFGLTISSSWGNGHATLWRGLCRALAQASHEVTFFECDVPYYAMHRDRPDPVGCTLHLYEKWEDVLPKVRATLANADAAIVTSYCPHARAATESVLSARVPMRVFYDLDTPVTLEHFLRGETVRYLPTGLLGDFDLVLSFTGGAALDALRYELGAQVVAPLYGSVDPETHHPCPPSRAYRSDLSYLGTYAEDRQAAVDRLFLDVARKLPSHSFFLAGSLYPEDIAWPRNVRTLAHLPPGDHATFFASSKLTLNATRGAMAKWGYCPSGRLFEAAACGVPILSDAWEGLDQFFVPGSEILLANDTPDAVRAIHTDPGHLARIAARARERTLDEHSAAVRARELVRLLEFPPESQATPRRSPLSGPEVRTPSSLPSTPSASGGAASMMRS; encoded by the coding sequence ATGAAGCTCGTCGTGTTCGGATTGACGATTAGCTCGTCATGGGGAAATGGGCACGCCACGCTCTGGCGGGGGCTCTGCCGGGCGCTCGCGCAGGCCTCGCACGAGGTGACGTTCTTCGAGTGCGACGTCCCCTACTACGCGATGCACCGCGATCGGCCCGATCCCGTTGGGTGCACACTGCACCTTTATGAAAAATGGGAGGACGTGCTGCCCAAGGTGCGCGCGACCCTGGCGAACGCGGACGCCGCCATCGTCACGTCGTATTGTCCTCACGCGCGCGCGGCCACGGAGAGCGTGCTGTCGGCGCGCGTGCCCATGCGGGTCTTTTACGATTTGGACACCCCGGTGACCCTCGAGCACTTTCTGCGTGGTGAGACGGTTCGGTACCTGCCGACGGGCCTCCTCGGCGATTTCGATCTGGTGTTGAGCTTTACCGGCGGCGCCGCGCTCGACGCGCTGAGGTACGAGTTGGGCGCGCAGGTGGTCGCGCCGCTCTATGGCAGCGTGGATCCCGAGACGCACCACCCGTGCCCGCCGTCGCGCGCGTACCGCTCCGATTTATCCTATTTGGGAACGTACGCCGAGGATCGGCAGGCCGCGGTCGATCGGCTCTTCCTCGATGTCGCGCGAAAGCTCCCGTCGCATTCGTTCTTTCTCGCGGGCTCCCTCTACCCCGAGGACATCGCATGGCCTCGAAACGTGCGTACCCTTGCGCACTTGCCGCCAGGTGATCACGCGACGTTCTTTGCGTCGTCCAAGCTCACCCTCAACGCCACCCGGGGCGCGATGGCCAAGTGGGGATACTGCCCGTCGGGCCGTCTGTTCGAGGCGGCCGCCTGCGGTGTGCCGATCCTGAGCGATGCGTGGGAGGGGCTGGACCAGTTCTTCGTGCCCGGATCGGAGATCCTCTTGGCGAACGATACCCCCGACGCCGTCAGGGCCATCCACACCGATCCGGGGCACCTCGCGCGCATCGCGGCGCGCGCGCGGGAGCGCACCTTGGACGAGCACTCCGCGGCCGTGCGGGCGCGCGAGCTGGTGCGCCTCTTGGAGTTTCCACCGGAGAGCCAAGCCACGCCGCGGCGTTCGCCGCTTTCGGGGCCCGAAGTTCGCACACCTTCGAGCCTACCTTCCACACCTTCCGCGTCGGGCGGCGCGGCTTCGATGATGAGGAGCTGA